Below is a window of Deltaproteobacteria bacterium DNA.
CCGGAGGTTTCAATTGCTACCCGGCCGAGATTGAAAGCTTGCTGCACGCCAACCCCGAGATCGCCCAGGTTGCCATCATCGGCGTGCCCGACGAACGCTTGGGCGAAGTCGGGATGGCGTTCGTGGTCGCAGCCCCGGGCGCAACCCCCACCCCCGATTCGGTCATCGGCTGGTGCCGGGCCAACATGGCCAACTACAAGGTGCCGCGCGCGGTCGAGATCGTCGACTCGTTGCCGATGAATGCCTCAGGCAAGGTGACCAAGTTCGTCCTGCGCGAACGCGCCACTGGCCGTAAACCGTAGAGTGGCAACCGCTGCGAGGCTCCTGAGCCGTTCACACCAGTAAGCCATCATTCCGGCGAAAGGTGGGCACTCACGCCAGGCCGTCAGCCTTGGAACCGCCAGCGCCCCGACTCGGCAGTGTGGCGCACAGCGGCTCGGCCTGGTACAAGTGGAGCATGCTGGCGGCCGTCACCATCAACGAAATCGAGAAGATCTTCACTGTCATCGAGCGCCATGGGCTGTCGCGCGAGGCGGTGATTATTCCGCTGCGGCCGGCATCACCGGGCGTAGTCAAGCGGCTGGCCAACGGTAAGTTCGAGATCGTAGTCGACGGCGAGGTGCCGATCGACGACTGGCTGACGGTGCTGGAGGCAAAGCTCTGCGCCTTGCTGCCTGGCAGCTGAAGGCGGCGAAGCATTAGCTCGGCGGTGCGTTGTGGGGAGGATTTGGGCAATGAGGCGGCAAGTACGAGGGCGAACGGTTGCAGTTGTACTGGCGGTAGTCGCAGCAGCAACGCTGGCGATTTCGAGTTCTGCCCGGGCTCGTACGAGAGCACACAGGGGCGAGACTGCGAAGAAGAGCGACGCCGCCGCGGTCAAGTACCGCGCGGTGTTGCTGATGGATGCCGCCTCGGGGGCGGTGCTGTCCGAGGAGAACGGTCACCTGCAGTGGCCGCCGGCGTCGATGACCAAGATGATGCTGATGCTGATCGCGTCCGAGCGCGTGCGTGACGGCGCGGCCAAATGGGAGGAGCCGATAACTACCTCGCGCTGGGCGAGCAAGATGGGCGGCTCGCAGGTTTACTTGAAAGAAGGCGAGGTATTTACCTTGGCCGAGATGATGCAGGCAGTCATCATCCATTCCGCTAACGACGCCTCGATGGCCGTGGCCGAGCACATTGCCGGATCAGGCGAGGCGTTTGTTGACCTCATGAACGAACGGGCCCGACAGCTGGCGCTGGCCGACACGACGTACCAGACACCGCACGGCCTACCCCCGGCTCAGGGGCAGAAGCCGGATATCACCAGCGCCCATGACCTCGCCGTCCTGGCGCGCGAGCTGATGAAGTACCCCGAGGTCATGAAGTGGGCCGGCACCAAGGAGGCACCGTTTCGCAACGGCGCGATGATTCTGCGCAACACCAACCATCTAGTTCGCAACACATCCTGGGTGGACGGGCTTAAGACCGGCTATTATCGCGAGGCTGGCTTCTGCGTTACCGCCACCGCCACCCGCAATGACATGAAACTGATTGCTGTCGTGCTCGGCTCCACCCACAAGCGGGACTCCTTCGCCGAAGCCGCCAAGCTGCTCAACAAAGGGTTCAGCAACTACAAGGTCATCTACGCGGTGAAGAAGGGCGACGTCGTGGCCAACGACGTGCCGGTGCAGCGCGGCAAGCCCAAGTTCGTGCGTCTGGTGGCGGGCGACAACGTTGCGCTGGTAGCGGAGAAAACCGCCAAGCGCAGCTTCCAGCTCGAGCTGGCGCTTACCGGCCAGCTGGCCGCGCCGCTGGTCGCGCAAAGCAAGGTGGGCGAAGTCATCGTCAAGGAAGACGGCAAGGAAGTCGGCCGAGTTCCGGCACTGACATTCGAGGCGGTGGAGAAAGCCGGCGGGCTGCTCGAGCGCTTCTTCTGATCCGGCAAGGGCGCGCGGTCGTGAAGACGAGGGTGCAGGCTGCGCTCATTAGCTTGCTGCTGACAGCAGCCACGCCCGCACGAGTGCTCGCGGCACTGGCTGACGCCAACTGCGATAGCCTCAGCTCCGCGGCCGACGTGGTCGCGGCCGTCACCGTCGCCCAGGACACCTTCGCCTTTCCCGACTGCCGCGGCGCGGATCAGTTCCGCAACCATCAGTTCACCCCCGAGGGACAAGAGCGGCTGCTCAACGACATCTTCAACCGGCAAGAGCAAACCTGGACACCAACACCGACGACAACGCCCACGCGGACGCCGGCGGCGACACGCACCCCGAGCGCCACAGCGACCGCTAGCGTCACCGCCACCGCATCCGCCACCAACACCCCGACGCTGACGCCGACTAACACCCCACGCCCCACCAACACCCGCACCGCAACGCGCACCGCGACCGACACGCCGACACGGACGGCAACGCCGACAGCGACCCCGACGGGGCTGGCGCAACAACTCGCCGGCGATTGGAGCGCCGATTGGGCCAACGGCGCCCTCGCCTGCTGCTACCTCATCGGCCAGTCGCAGCCGCTGTGCATCGCCGATGCCGTCTATCGGGTGACCGCCGCGCCCAGCAACCAGCTGACCATCACCAACCTGACCAGCGGCCAAGCCCTGGGCACGGCCACCATCACCAGCGGTGGCACCGTCCATCCTCCGCTCGTGACCGAAAACGCCGGCATCTGCAATGTGGACGGCCAACCCATCGTCATGCAGTTCGACTACACCTTCACCTTCAACGTCAACGGCACGGGTAGCGCCACCATCGAGTGGAAGCGGCTCACCCATTGCCAGACCTGCGACCAACGCGACACTGCCACGCTGCAACGGGTAGCTCGACCGTGAGGGCGCGCCAACGAGCAAAGGTTGTTCGATTTCGGCTGGCGCGCTAGGCTGCGCCGCCGACTAGGGGGAACAGGGATGGCCAAGATTGCGCTAATCGGTGCCGGCAGCGTGGTGTTCGCCAAGAATCTGATCGGCGACATCTTGCTGTTTCCCGAGCTGGCCGACTGCCACATCGCGCTGATGGACCTCGACCCGGCGCGCTTACACACCGCCGAGCGCATGACCCAGAAGGTTGCCGCGGCTCTCCACGCGCAGCCGACCATCAGCGCTCACACCGACCGGCGCGCGGCACTGACGGGGGCTGATTACGTCATCAACACTATCCAGGTGGGCGGCTATCGGCCCGCAACCGTAATCGATTTCGAAGTACCCAAGCGCCACCACCTGCACCAGACGATTGCCGACACCCTGGGAATCGGCGGCATCATGCGCGCGCTACGCACCATCCCGGTGCTCATCGACATCTGCCGCGACATGGAAGAAGTCTGCCCGCGGGCGTGGCTGCTCAACTACACCAACCCGATGGCCATGAACTGCTGGGCGCTCTCCCGCGCCACACCGATTCGCACCGTCGGCCTGTGCCACAGCGTCCAAGGCACGGCCATGCAGTTGGCCGGCGACATCGGTGTTCCCTATGCTGAGATCAGCTACCTGGCAGCGGGCATCAACCACATGGCGTTCTATCTCCGCTTCGAGCGCCAGGGTGAGGACCTCTACCCGCTGATCCGCCGAGTGGTAGCGGAGGGGCGGATACCGAGTAACAACCGGGTGCGCTACGAGATGCTCCAGCGTCTGGGCTACTTCGTGACCGAGTCGAGCGAGCACTTCGCCGAGTACACACCGTACTTCATTCGCCGCGACCGCCCCGACTTGATCGAGCGCTTCAACGTGCCACTGGACGAGTACATCACGCGCTGCGAGTTCATGGATCAGTTTTGGGGCAACATGCAGCAATTCTTCGAAGGCGCCGAGCCCATCGCCGACCTCGAGCGCAGCCACGAGTACGGGGCGCTGATTATTCACAGCCTGGAGACCAACAGCGCGCGCGTGGTATACGGCAACGTGCCGAATCGCGGGCTGATCACCAACCTGCAAGCGGGCTGCTGCGTCGAGGTGCCCTGCCTGGTCGATGGCAACGGGATTCAGCCCACCGCCATCGGCGACCTCCCGCCGCAGCTCGCCGGCCTGATCATGACTAACGTGAATGTGCAAGCGCTTGCGGTCGAGGCCGCTCTGACCGGCAAGCGCGAGCACGTCTACCACGCGGCAATGCTCGACCCTCATACGGCAGCAGAACTTACGCTCGACGGCATCTGGGCCTTGGTCGACGAGTTGATCGCGGCGCACGGCGACTGGCTGCCTCCCTTGCGCTGATGATCTTCCAGGCGATCGACCACATCATCATCGCCGTCGGCGACCTCGACGCCGCCACCGCCGCTCACCGCACGCTGCTGGGGCGCGCACCCTCGTGGCGCGGCACGCATGCGGCCTTTGGCACCCGCAACACCCTCTTCCGGCTCGACAACACTTACATCGAGCTACTGGCGGCGTTGCCGCGTAGTACGACGCCGCAAAGCGCGCGGCTGCGCGAGGCGCTCGGCGACAGCCCGGAGCGCCCGTTCGGGCTCGCTATCAGGGTCAACGATCTCACCGCCGCGATCAACATCCTGCGCGGCCGCGGCATGCGATTAGGAGAGGCTTCCGAAGGTGCCGGCGAAGATGAGCGCAGTGGACGCCGGCGCACCTGGCGCAGCGCCTGGATCGATCCGGCGAGCAGCGGCGGGTTACGGCTGTTGCTGATACAGCATACCTGTCCGGCGCACTTGCTGCCGCGCGCCCTCGGCGTCGCCGACGACGCCGCCGTCTGCTTGGGTGTCGATCACGTGGTGATTTCCAGCTCGGATCTGAACGCCTCGGTGCGCTTGTGGACGGAAGGGTTTCGCATCACCGAGCAGTGGCGGCGCGATTTCCCGGAGCGCGGCACCCGCAACGTGGGGTTGGACTTCGGCGGTATTACCGTCGAGCTGATCATGCGTACCGATCAGCTCGCCACCGGTATCGCCGATCGCTTTTGGGGCGTGGCCTATCAGGTATTCGATTGCAGCAGCGCGGTGGCGCGCTTACGCGCCGCCGGCCTTCAGGTGGACAACCCCCGCGCGGGGCTGGCGCCCGACACGCAAGTGGCCAGTGTGCGCTGGCCGCGCACTCCGACGCTGGTAATCCAGCGCCGGCTCAGCCCCCCAACAACTTGCTGAAGCTGACTTGGCCGGTGGCGGCCGTCAGTCCGCCATCGACCACCAGGGCCGCGCCAGTGATGTACGCCGCGTCATCAGAGGCCAGGAACGCGACCGCGGCGGCGATTTCTTCTGGCTTGCCGATGCGACCCATCGGCACCAGCGCGTTGTATTCGGCCACCGCGTTCGGCAGCGCCAGTAGCGGCGAGAGCAAGGGCGTCTCGATCGGCCCCGGGCAGACACAATTGCAACGAATGTTTTCGCGCGCGTGGTCGATCGCCACCGTCCGCGTGAGGTTGACGACGCCGCCCTTGGCCGCGTTGTACGCCACCAGTCCGTAATCGCCGAACAGGCCCGAGATCGAGGCGGTGTTGACGATCACCCCGCCGCCGGCTCGGCGCAGCAGCGGAACTGCGAACTTGCAGCCATAGAACACGCCGTGCAAGTCGACCTCGATTACCCGCTTCCACATCTCGACGTCGAGGTCCGGGCTCTTACCATAGGTTCCGATGCCGGCGTTGTTGAAGACAATGTTCAGCACGCCGTAGCGATCCGTCGCGGTTTGCATCAAGGTTTCGACCTGGGCCGGGTCAGCCACGTCAGCGCGCAAAAAGGTAGCGCCCAGCTCCTGGGCTAGCGCCTCGCCCGCGCCTTCATTCAGATCGCTCAGCACCAGACGCGCCCCCTCTTGTGCGAAACGCCGTGCGGTGGCCGCGCCAATCCCTGATGCGGCTCCCGTCACCACTGCCACTTTACCCGTGAATCTGCCTGCCATGTTCCCTCCTACCGGTACGGCCACCTCGTCTACTGCGCGATAACGCCGCGGTCAACGTCGCGCTTGCGTAGCCGCCCGCGGCGGCCGAGAATGTAGTTGAGGTGAAGCATCATGAGCCGGCGCCGCTTGCGCATCATTCGGCTCGCAGCCAGCGCCGCAATCGCCTGGCTGATCACTTCCGGCCTAAGCCTGGCTGGTGATTTGGACCTGCTGTCACGGCGAGAACGACTGGGGTTGCACTCCGATGGAGCTTGGAGCTCCCGCGTGTTTCTCAGCGTCGCCGCTGACCCGAAGCGGGCGCGCCGGCACCGGCTGCAATTGGAGGTCGCCGGGGCGCGCGTGCAAACCGAGGACTGGCTACGAGCTGCCGGCTTCTCGCTGCTCGAACAGCGCGACGGGGAAGGCCGCCGCAGCTACACCGTGGTCTCGGACGCGCTGGCGGCTCAGTGGCCGGAGGTGCGACTGCGGGCGCAGTTCGGCGGCCCACAGCTCTCGGCCGGGCTGCGCTCACGCCGCGGCCCGGTATCGGTTGCGTTGACGATTCCGTGGCAGGGCTACGCGGTGGAGTTGGAGAGCCGTGAAGACCGTACCTTTGGCTATTCGCTGCTGGTGGCGCTGCGCAGCCGCGATCGACAGCAGCGGCTGCAATATGGCTTGGCGCTACCGATGTCACTCGAGCGTGCGCCCAACTTCGGGATCGTGCTGCAATTGCGCCTGCGGCTCGGCGACTAGCCCCACGCCCCGGCCTTCATCCGGCAGTTCCACCAGGTCGCAATACACCGCACCGATGAACACCTCGCTGCGAATGCGCAAGAGCGTGTGCGGCACGCTTTGGGTGACCCAGATCGCCACCCGCCGCACCCGCGGGTCGCGTTTGTCTTGCTCCACGCGCCAGATCGTCGGGACAATGCGTACGGCGTCAAAGCGGCCGGCGGGCACGCGGATGGTCTCCACCGCCTCGCGCCTCAGCTCGATACGGTAGCGGGCTTCACCAGTGAAGATGTCGTAGCTTTGCGGCGCGGCCGCGCTCGGCGGCTGCTGGAGCGCCCGCAGCACTGCGGTCATCGGATCCAGGGCTCGGGGGTTGTTGACCTCCACCAGGCGGTAACGGCCCGGGCGGGCGTAACGGCCGACCAAGAGTCCGTCCGGCTCAGCATCGATGCGGGTTAGCTCGGGCTTGCCGTTGATACGCCGATCGAAGACGAACCAGCGCGGGCGCAGCATCAGCGCGTCCGCCTCGGCGATACTCTGCGCGCGCAAGCTCCAGAACAGGTCGACAAAGCTGTTGGTCCGGATCAGCGCCGACAAGCGCGTGGTTTGGCGCAATTCCCCTTGGTCATCCGTTCGCGTCACGGTCGCCCGTGCCACCGGAATGCCGTTCCAGGATACGCGGTACTGGTATTGGCGAACGACTTCGCCAGCCGTTACCGGCGGGGTTGCCGCCAATCCGGCCACCACCAGCTGACACACCAAGCGTCGCGCGGCCCCGGCCATGCTTGAGCGCCTCCTAGCGCCGCACGGTAGGCTGCGGCCGCCAGCGGTTCAAGCCTTCTCGCCCGGGGGAGGGGCCGGATGCCCTCCCCCGGGGTCGCGCCGGCGGTGACTAAGCCGGCTTCAACTGCAATGCGGATCGTCCGCCCTCGACTATGCGCAGCGCCGGCCGCCTGAGCGCCTTGGTCACCAAGACCTCGTAGAGCACGAGGCCAAACAGGACCGCCGCAACACCGACCGCCACGGCGGCAAGCGCCCAAGTGCTCGCCGGCCATGCGACCGCGAGCGGGAGCGGGCTTTGCGCAGCACACCACAACATCGAAATCACCCCCATTCAAACTCCACTGCCCGCCCGGCTCTCCGAGCGGGGAGACTAACGGTTAGTAACCAACCCCGACGCGCTGCGGCGCGCCGTTGATTCCGGCTTGTGCCAGCTGCATCGCGGCCGGATCCGGGCCCGCCAGGAACCACTCCATCGGGCGGCCGGTATACTGGGCGATGCGGTACAGCACTTCCGTCGACGGCACGCGGCCGTTGAGGTAGTTGTACAGCGCGGACAGGCTCACGCCGATGTCATAGGCAAAGGCCTTGGGCTCATCCGCCACCACCTCGCGCAACCGCCGCGCAACCAACTGAGCATCGATCTGTGACATCGTCTTCCCTCCTTCCAAACTTCGCCCCACACTCGCTCTGCTGACTCGCCGGCCGGCCAAGTGAGCAGAGCGTGCCCCCCGTGGCGCGCGGGGGGCAAAAAAAAAGGCCACCGGGTTTTGCTTCCCGATGGCCTTTTGTCCCTTAAGAAGTGAAATCGTCGCTTACGGTTCCCTCCGGCTGGGATGGCCACCGGGTGTCGCGTTCGGGTTAATCTTGGCGGCCGACAGCGTATCCACCATCGCCGCAGACACCGAGCGCAACGCCACGGCCAGCGCGTGCCACTGGCACGTACCTGCACCCGCGGTACGTCGCGTGTGCATACGGTCGAGCTGTTGGTCGTGGGTTCTCATGTTGATCGCCGGGCTTGTGCTAACGTTGGTGCTAATTAGCCACAGCCGTGCAGGCTTTGCAAGCCGGCTGTTCGCACGATCGTGGAAGTGAGGCGCCGGCGCGGCTGTGCTATAGCTCGGCCACCACGGCGGGAGGTGTATGCGAAAACTGCGCGTCGGAATCATTTGCGGAGGCCGCTCCAGCGAGCATGAGATCTCGCTGCGCTCGGCCCGCTCAGTTGTTCAGGCCCTCGACCGCGGCCGCTTCGATCTGACCTTGATCGGCATCGACCATCGCGGCCGCTGGCACCGGCTGGAGGAGGCGCGCTTTCTTCAGATTACCAGCGGGGAGCTAACCGCGCTGCCCGAGGGCGGCGCTGAGGTCCTGTTGCCGCCGGTGCCAGGCGACGGAACATTGGTCGAGTCCGGGCAACCGCCGGCAACGCTGGAACAACTGGATGTGATCTTTCCGGTGCTGCACGGTTCGTTCGGCGAGGACGGCACGGTGCAAGGGCTGCTCGAATTGGCCGACATCGCTTACGTCGGTGCCGGCGTCCTCGGCTCCGCGGTGGGTATGGACAAAGATGTTCAGAAACGGTTGCTGCGTGACGCGCACATTCCGATCGTGCCCTTCGCCACCGTGCTCTGCCACCGCTGGAGCGTGGCGCCGCACGAGGCGACTGCGGCGGCCGCCGCCCTCGGTTATCCCGTGTTCGTCAAGCCGGCGAACCTGGGCTCGTCGGTGGGCGTGAGCAAGGTGAAGCGTGAAGCCGAGTTGGCCCGAGCGCTCGCGCTCGCCTTCGAGTACGACGCCAAGGTCCTCATCGAGAAGGGCGTCGAGGCCCGCGAGCTCGAGTGCTCGGTACTCGGCAACGACTGCCCCGAGGCATCGCTGCCGGGTGAGGTGTGCCCGCAGGCCGAGTTCTATTCTTACGAGGCCAAGTACGTAGACGAGCAGGGCGCCTCCTTTGTGATTCCGGCCTCCCTCAGCCCCGAGCAAACGGCGGCGGTGCGCACCCTGGCGGTGCGCAGCTTTCAGACGATCGGCTGCGAGGGCATGGCCCGGGTCGACTTCTTTCTCGAGCGCCACAGCGGCGCGCTGTACGTGAATGAACTCAACACCATTCCCGGATTCACCGCGATCAGCGTCTACCCGAAGTTGTGGGAGGTGTCTGGGCTGCCGTACACGGCGCTGATCTCCCGCCTGGTCGATCTCGCACTCGAGCGGCACCAGCGACGGCGACGGCTGAAGACGTCGTACGTGCCAACGGCTACCGGTACGCGCGCAGGTTGATGCCGGCGCACATGGCTCAGCCAGCCGCCCGCTGTTTTCGCAGCACGCCGGCCAAGGCCCGCAACCCGAGCAAGTAACTCTCGGCGCCGAACCCCAACACCTGCCCGACGGCAATCGGGGCAATCAGCGAGTGGCGGCGAAATTCCTCGCGCTGGTGGATGTTGGAGAGGTGCACCTCAACCACGGGCAGCGCGATCGCCAGCAAGGCGTCGCGCAGTGCCACGCTGGTGTGCGTATACGCCGCCGGGTTGATCAGAATACCGTCGGCCGCACCGCGCGCGGCTTGGATGCGATCGACCAGGGCTCCTTCGCTATTCGAGTGGAAGAACTCCAACGTCGCCCCCAACTCACCGGCCAATTCGGCGAGCCGCTGCTCGATATCGGCCAGCGTCTCCCGCCCGTAGAGCGCGGGCTCGCGGGTGCCGAGCAGGTTGAGGTTGGGTCCGTGGAGCACCAGCAGGCGCAGCGTGGCAGCTGCGCCGGCGGCTGAGCTCTTACGCCTAGCGGCCATAACGACGGCAGACCCTACCCCGGCAGTGGTTACGCGCCAGTCGTCGGCGAGCCCACAGGAGCAACGGCACCACCAGCATCAGCGCCACACTCCCGGTCGGTGAAGTGGGCTCGACCGAGCAGCCGCCGCCACCTTTTCCGGGCGTCGACGTCGGGGTTCTCGGCACCGAGGTTGGTTTCGGGGTCTTGGTCGACGTCACCGTCGGGGACGGCGATGGCAGCGGCGTAGCCGTCTTGGTCGGGCCACCCGGGGTTTCGGTGATGGTGGCGGTAGCGGTGCGGGTACGAGTGCGTGTCGGCTGCGTCGGCGTTTCCGTGGGCGGGCGGGTGCCGGTGGGGGTAGGAGTCCGAGTGTCGCGCGGTGTTGGGCTCGGCCCGGGCGTCGAGGTTTCCGTCCGCGTGGCCGTGGCGGTCCGCGACGGCGACGGGGTGCGCGTCGCCGTTGGGATCGGGGTGAAGCTGGCGGTGTAAGTGGGGATACCGGTCGCGGTGAAACGCTTGGTGGGCGTCGGGATCGGCGTGCGAGTTTCGGTCGGGGTGCCGGTCTCGGTCGCGGTCGGCGTAATCGTCGGGGTCGAGGTAACTGTCGGTGTATCCGTCGGGGTGTCTACCGGAGTTTCGGTCGGGGTACCGGTGGCGGTTTCGGTGGCGGTTTCGGTGGCCGTCGCGGTCGGCGTGTCCGTGGCGGTTGCGGTCGCAGTCTCGCTCGGCGTCGCGGTCGCTGTCTCGGTGGCGCTCGCGGTCGGCGTGTCCGTGGGCGTTTCCGTCGGCGTGTCCGTGGGCGTTTCGGTCGCCGTGTCGGTGACCGTCGGCGATGGAGTGCGCGTACGTGTCGGGAGCTGCGTGCGGGTGGCGGTCCAGGTGCGAGTGGGGGTAGCGGTCGGGCGGCGGGTGAAGCTGGGGACCGGCGTCCGGCTGGGTGTCGGAGTCACAGTCGGCGTCCGCGTCGGCGTTTCCGTGGGCGTAACGCAGG
It encodes the following:
- a CDS encoding VOC family protein encodes the protein MIFQAIDHIIIAVGDLDAATAAHRTLLGRAPSWRGTHAAFGTRNTLFRLDNTYIELLAALPRSTTPQSARLREALGDSPERPFGLAIRVNDLTAAINILRGRGMRLGEASEGAGEDERSGRRRTWRSAWIDPASSGGLRLLLIQHTCPAHLLPRALGVADDAAVCLGVDHVVISSSDLNASVRLWTEGFRITEQWRRDFPERGTRNVGLDFGGITVELIMRTDQLATGIADRFWGVAYQVFDCSSAVARLRAAGLQVDNPRAGLAPDTQVASVRWPRTPTLVIQRRLSPPTTC
- the aroQ gene encoding type II 3-dehydroquinate dehydratase, giving the protein MRLLVLHGPNLNLLGTREPALYGRETLADIEQRLAELAGELGATLEFFHSNSEGALVDRIQAARGAADGILINPAAYTHTSVALRDALLAIALPVVEVHLSNIHQREEFRRHSLIAPIAVGQVLGFGAESYLLGLRALAGVLRKQRAAG
- a CDS encoding helix-turn-helix transcriptional regulator, with translation MSQIDAQLVARRLREVVADEPKAFAYDIGVSLSALYNYLNGRVPSTEVLYRIAQYTGRPMEWFLAGPDPAAMQLAQAGINGAPQRVGVGY
- a CDS encoding D-alanyl-D-alanine carboxypeptidase, which gives rise to MRRQVRGRTVAVVLAVVAAATLAISSSARARTRAHRGETAKKSDAAAVKYRAVLLMDAASGAVLSEENGHLQWPPASMTKMMLMLIASERVRDGAAKWEEPITTSRWASKMGGSQVYLKEGEVFTLAEMMQAVIIHSANDASMAVAEHIAGSGEAFVDLMNERARQLALADTTYQTPHGLPPAQGQKPDITSAHDLAVLARELMKYPEVMKWAGTKEAPFRNGAMILRNTNHLVRNTSWVDGLKTGYYREAGFCVTATATRNDMKLIAVVLGSTHKRDSFAEAAKLLNKGFSNYKVIYAVKKGDVVANDVPVQRGKPKFVRLVAGDNVALVAEKTAKRSFQLELALTGQLAAPLVAQSKVGEVIVKEDGKEVGRVPALTFEAVEKAGGLLERFF
- a CDS encoding DUF3108 domain-containing protein, with translation MAGAARRLVCQLVVAGLAATPPVTAGEVVRQYQYRVSWNGIPVARATVTRTDDQGELRQTTRLSALIRTNSFVDLFWSLRAQSIAEADALMLRPRWFVFDRRINGKPELTRIDAEPDGLLVGRYARPGRYRLVEVNNPRALDPMTAVLRALQQPPSAAAPQSYDIFTGEARYRIELRREAVETIRVPAGRFDAVRIVPTIWRVEQDKRDPRVRRVAIWVTQSVPHTLLRIRSEVFIGAVYCDLVELPDEGRGVGLVAEPQAQLQHDPEVGRTLE
- a CDS encoding SDR family oxidoreductase, which codes for MAGRFTGKVAVVTGAASGIGAATARRFAQEGARLVLSDLNEGAGEALAQELGATFLRADVADPAQVETLMQTATDRYGVLNIVFNNAGIGTYGKSPDLDVEMWKRVIEVDLHGVFYGCKFAVPLLRRAGGGVIVNTASISGLFGDYGLVAYNAAKGGVVNLTRTVAIDHARENIRCNCVCPGPIETPLLSPLLALPNAVAEYNALVPMGRIGKPEEIAAAVAFLASDDAAYITGAALVVDGGLTAATGQVSFSKLLGG
- a CDS encoding alpha-glucosidase/alpha-galactosidase, with protein sequence MAKIALIGAGSVVFAKNLIGDILLFPELADCHIALMDLDPARLHTAERMTQKVAAALHAQPTISAHTDRRAALTGADYVINTIQVGGYRPATVIDFEVPKRHHLHQTIADTLGIGGIMRALRTIPVLIDICRDMEEVCPRAWLLNYTNPMAMNCWALSRATPIRTVGLCHSVQGTAMQLAGDIGVPYAEISYLAAGINHMAFYLRFERQGEDLYPLIRRVVAEGRIPSNNRVRYEMLQRLGYFVTESSEHFAEYTPYFIRRDRPDLIERFNVPLDEYITRCEFMDQFWGNMQQFFEGAEPIADLERSHEYGALIIHSLETNSARVVYGNVPNRGLITNLQAGCCVEVPCLVDGNGIQPTAIGDLPPQLAGLIMTNVNVQALAVEAALTGKREHVYHAAMLDPHTAAELTLDGIWALVDELIAAHGDWLPPLR
- a CDS encoding D-alanine--D-alanine ligase, translated to MRKLRVGIICGGRSSEHEISLRSARSVVQALDRGRFDLTLIGIDHRGRWHRLEEARFLQITSGELTALPEGGAEVLLPPVPGDGTLVESGQPPATLEQLDVIFPVLHGSFGEDGTVQGLLELADIAYVGAGVLGSAVGMDKDVQKRLLRDAHIPIVPFATVLCHRWSVAPHEATAAAAALGYPVFVKPANLGSSVGVSKVKREAELARALALAFEYDAKVLIEKGVEARELECSVLGNDCPEASLPGEVCPQAEFYSYEAKYVDEQGASFVIPASLSPEQTAAVRTLAVRSFQTIGCEGMARVDFFLERHSGALYVNELNTIPGFTAISVYPKLWEVSGLPYTALISRLVDLALERHQRRRRLKTSYVPTATGTRAG